One Helianthus annuus cultivar XRQ/B chromosome 7, HanXRQr2.0-SUNRISE, whole genome shotgun sequence genomic region harbors:
- the LOC110867172 gene encoding protein FAR1-RELATED SEQUENCE 5-like: MRAYRCLVALKGGHHNVNGTPVDFKNFSHQLRIFIGERDAQVFLERLRERFDNLPNFFFDYTVSNGKLSSVFWADEISKLNYKAFGDVLAFDATYSINRYKMVFVPFTGVDHHFQCVTFGAGLISTESIESYVWLLKAFLKAHGTQPTLVLSDQDPSMLQAVPMVFTESRHRLCMWHIMKKLPSKISADVLDNTDLRSCIHRLVWNVYIKPETFESRWNDLLQTFGLQDHSWLNDMYNIKHLWVPAYFKELPMCCLMKTTSRCESSNAAFKVNSTSANTLVQFMMCFENRVDSQRYRQRVSKFKTSSTMFTGNTDLAIEQHTFAIYTNAVFAQVQKEIIKRKFLCYIINQTETSDSSLLIDVTHLDKRNNITNVYQVTYNNVDQSASCSCRNFTRIGYLCRHVFCVYRLKNVERIPPQYINDRWRRDALPKHVFSISSRYGVNPHAPSVMRNEILDLVTECVDVARTDEDALAKLVDQLRDFKINVLSKQPLSTTENESNECQMEEIVGQPINIPVEVANPEVARNKGCGTHTRISGPGEKAKAKPPKRPKQLRLCKRCGLYVDDHDSRNCLKVAAMKAAKAAAEQQRQTATGD, translated from the exons ATGAGAGCTTATAGATGTCTTGTAGCTTTAAAAGGAGGGCATCACAATGTCAATGGGACGCCGGTCGATTTTAAAAACTTTAGCCACCAGCTGCGAATTTTTATTGGTGAACGCGACGCACAAGTTTTCCTTGAACGCTTGCGTGAGCGTTTTGACAACCTACCCAACTTCTTTTTTGATTACACTGTATCAAACGGAAAGTTGTCCTCTGTATTCTGGGCTGATGAGATTTCAAAGCTAAACTACAAAGCTTTTGGCGATGTCCTGGCGTTTGACGCAACTTACAGCATAAACAG GTACAAGATGGTTTTTGTGCCATTCACGGGTGTGGATCATCATTTCCAATGTGTTACATTTGGAGCGGGTTTGATATCAACCGAGTCCATTGAATCTTACGTGTGGTTGCTTAAGGCTTTCTTAAAGGCACACGGTACTCAACCAACTCTCGTGCTGAGTGATCAAGACCCATCCATGCTACAAGCTGTTCCTATGGTCTTTACCGAATCACGACACCGTCTATGCATGTGGCATATAATGAAAAAACTACCCTCCAAG ATCTCTGCCGACGTGCTCGATAACACTGATCTTCGGTCCTGCATTCACCGGTTGGTTTGGAATGTTTATATCAAACCTGAAACGTTTGAGTCCCGCTGGAATGACCTCCTACAAACATTTGGGCTTCAAGACCACAGCTGGTTGAACGACATGTACAACATCAAACATCTCTGGGTACCAGCCTACTTCAAGGAACTGCCCATGtgttgcttgatgaagaccaCCTCCCGCTGCGAAAGCTCTAACGCTGCCTTCAAGGTTAACTCAACAAGCGCAAACACCCTTGTACAATTTATGATGTGCTTTGAAAATAGGGTAGACAGCCAACGATATCGTCAACGTGTTTCGAAGTTCAAAACCTCATCCACAATGTTCACTGGCAATACTGATTTAGCGATAGAACAGCACACGTTCGCCATTTACACAAACGCTGTTTTCGCGCAAGTTCAAAAAGAGATAATTAAAAGGAAGTTTTTATGCTACATCATAAACCAAACCGAGACCAGCGATTCCAGTCTTCTGATAGACGTCACTCATTTGGATAAAAGGAACAACATCACAAACGTCTATCag GTTACGTATAACAATGTGGATCAATCGGCCAGTTGCTCATGCAGGAATTTCACACGTATCGGATATCTGTGTCGCCATGTCTTTTGCGTCTATCGCTTGAAAAATGTTGAAAGGATTCCACCACAATACATAAACGATAGGTGGCGTCGAGATGCCCTCCCCAAACATGTTTTTTCAATTTCCAGTCGATACGGAGTCAACCCACATGCACCGTCCGTTATGCGGAATGAAATCCTCGACCTCGTTACTGAATGCGTTGATGTTGCCAGAACCGACGAGGATGCGTTGGCAAAATTGGTTGACCAACTCAGGGATTTCAAGATCAATGTTCTTTCCAAGCAACCTTTGTCAACaactgaaaatgaatcaaatgagTGTCAAATGGAAGAAATAGTTGGACAGCCAATCAACATTCCAGTCGAAGTTGCTAATCCAGAAGTTGCACGCAATAAAGGATGTGGTACTCATACTCGCATTTCTGGGCCCGGTGAGAAGGCCAAAGCAAAACCACCAAAACGTCCAAAGCAGCTTCGTTTATGCAAGCGTTGTGGTCTGTATGTCGACGACCACGACTCACGCAACTGCCTTAAGGTGGCTGCAATGAAAGCAGCAAAGGCAGCTGCTGAACAACAAAGGCAGACCGCCACTGGCGACTGA
- the LOC110869142 gene encoding uncharacterized protein LOC110869142 yields the protein MTAVGSGVPSSIQINSRNPRVTVNANVATTRQRRLIRRRQSLRRKLSKFCLLSRFNTLVDMVKWLIIVAVMEQSLDFALCCLEKSVANCDSLSFIQVQRPFLLRW from the exons ATGACGGCTGTGGGTTCTGGGGTCCCGTCGTCGATTCAGATCAACAGCCGAAACCCTAGGGTTACAGTGAACGCGAATGTAGCAACGACGAG GCAACGCCGGCTGATCCGACGACGACAAAGCTTGAGGCGAAAGTTGTCAAAATTTTGTCTTCTTTCGAG ATTCAACACATTAGTGGATATGGTCAAATGGTTGATAATTGTTGCTGTCATGGAGCAGTCGTTGGATTTTGCTCTTTGTTGTTTGGAGAAGTCAGTTGCTAACTGTGATAGTTTAAGTTTTATTCAG GTCCAACGGCCTTTTCTACTTCGTTGGTGA
- the LOC118480504 gene encoding uncharacterized protein LOC118480504 codes for MLTSEEGGVEARMHKFRLGIRGAVNRGDYVPDFRNQDIVFFPILEHKHFYLLVFELRDPGIYVVDNDKARQGQLIEDSVYYLHKDTAYKIKDMFVQYLREVGNPRADDIEYCNIQRMPVPWATTANTTDCGVFLMRHMECYMGKSQSFNCGFSTSGARKMAEVRKLRKRYAAHILYSEVNVLLPKIKEDCRIE; via the exons ATGCTCACATCTGAGGAAGGCGGAGTAGAGGCGCGGATGCACAAGTTTCGGCTTGGGATAAGAGGTGCGGTTAACAGAGGTGATTACGTTCCTGATTTTCGAAATCAAGACATTGTTTTCTTCCCTATATTGGAGCACAAACACTTTTACTTGCTAGTGTTTGAGTTACGCGACCCCGGGATTTATGTCGTTGATAATGACAAAGCTCGACAAGGTCAGTTGATAGAAGATAGTGTCTACTACCTACACAAGGACACAGCGTATAAGATC AAAGATATGTTTGTGCAATATCTGCGGGAGGTTGGGAATCCACGAGCCGATGACATAGAGTACTGCAACATCCAGCGTATGCCGGTTCCTTGGGCGACCACCGCAAACACAACTGATTGTGGGGTCTTCTTGATGCGGCACATGGAGTGCTATATGGGGAAAAGCCAAAGTTTTAACTGTGGGTTCAGCACGAGTGGGGCGAGGAAGATGGCGGAGGTGAGAAAGTTGAGAAAGAGGTATGCGGCGCACATATTATATTCGGAGGTGAATGTGCTGCTGCCCAAAATCAAGGAGGATTGCCGAATAGAGTAA